One Gossypium hirsutum isolate 1008001.06 chromosome A08, Gossypium_hirsutum_v2.1, whole genome shotgun sequence genomic window, TCGACTATGATTCGTTGTCGGGATTGGTAAGGTTCAGCTTGGAAAAATTGCCCGAGGAAGGGCTGAAAGTCCATGTTGTTGAAGTTGAATTGAGTTAGCTGCAGCAAAGTAGTGTATCAGACTTTTACCAGAGGGGATCATGTCGGAGAGTAGATTTTGCTCTGGTTGGGGATTTTCTCAATAAAGTCCCTCCTATTTTTTACCCATTCATTAGCTTTATGGATTGATTTATGTATTAAGATGAAGAATTGGAATACTAGTTTCTTCTTGCTATAAGAGCTGATATCTTAAGTTACTTTATCCAATGAATCTCCATACATTCATTATCTGCTATCCAGAGATAATTCAAGCCTAAAATAATCTGAATCTGAAGACAGCCTGATCTAAACCTGTTGTTAGGAAACAGGCGGCTTGCTTTGCTTGCCAGCCTAAGTGCCCATTAGACCGGATAACACTTATAACTCCGGCAAGCAAAGTGGATTAGCCAATTACAACTGGACGAGACATTGCTTTCACCTTGCCATAGCCTAACTGATGGAGAACCGAAAAATAGTATATTTTCATATTCCCATTTCTCCGTATCCAGATGCTTGTTTTCAACTTTCAATACTCGTAGAATGGTTTTCAAATTTCCATGCACTTAGCATGATTACAAAAATGATACcataatagaaaagaaaataacaacattcatcCTCAGAGTAGTTGAAAGAATCCTTCAGCAACACAGTTTTCCTGCTCATTTTCCTACAGTTGTAATCTCCGCACTTGTTCCTCTTAAAGAGGCCGCTGGTCTAATCTTTGATGAAACACTCATGCTTGGTCTCTTCTATCTTCACTGTTTCACTACGAGGTTCCTTCGCCTATATGCTTTGATTCTCTGGACACCCACCACCTCACTGGCCACTTCCGTGAAATAAAAGAATCAGCGACCGATTAAACCAGGCAAACAGGAAAACTAGAGACACAACACAAACCCACAACGTAAACCAGTTTAGGAGAAATTAAGAAAGTAGGGAGCGAGATGATTTGCTTGGCATGAATCGGTGGAAATAAAGCATTTCTTCTTTTCAGTTTCATACATATGAATGAGAAAAGTGAATCAGGTGAGGCAAGTCAGAGGCAACTGAATCAGGAGAAACAAGTGTAAAACCTTAAAACAAGGCATGTAATAGGAACAACTACTCTAGCAATTAAAGGTTTTCATGTCCATGCAACCATACAAATacaattggattttaattgtaCAAATTAAATCCCTAATAGTCAAATAACGTCCCATACAGCATCCTACCATAAGTAAAACAGCTACATCTAAAATTCCATTTTAACAAGTGCATTGGATTCTTCAGATCCATGATGAAGCCAGTCCTTGGCACAGATTAGCGCTTCCACAGTCTCCGGTCGTAAGGAGCTTCGGTACTCATCCAGTTGCTTTATTATGATGTCAAAGACCGAGTCCGGAGCAGCAGCTGATACTGGAATTGACAAAATGTCACGAGCCATCTTCGAAAGAGTTGGATACTTCATCTTATTGAGCTTCCACCAGCCTAATACATCAAACTCTTGGACTCGAGGCAACAAGGACTCTTCTAAGTACTGATCCAGCTCAGATTTCATTTGCTGGCTACTAGTCTCCATAATGTACACATCGAAATCTGTAAGTCCTTGGTCTGAAAGAAGATTTCCTTGCTGAGATTCATCGGTCTTTCCATTGTTTCCCACATTGCCTTCTTCTGTGTAAGTTGGTGTCAAAGGCAGTGGAAGTGCTACATACTCCAGAAAGAGCTCATGAATTCCATCATCAACAATTTTGATATATGTGGGAGCGTCTTCACCAAATATTTTTGTGAAACTGAACTCAACAAGCTTCATTTTGAAGCGAGGATCCATGACTACAGCAATTGCCAAAATCAAGCTACAATCCTTCCAGTACTTGTCAATCTTTTCTAGCATTGACTTAGCAATATTGCTGATGAAGGGATCATCATTAGCAATCGAACGACCCAAATCTGCATGTATTTTCCATGCTTCATGAAAGAATGTAATTGCAGTAGGGTTAGTTGTAGTCATAAGGATGCTGGCTGCATCAAAGAGAGGTTTCAAGAAAGTGCATAAAGTCTCGGCCACCTTCCAGTCTTCCATTGATGGAGCTAGCTTATAATCTGGATCAGAAGTATCCAAACAATTAAAAACTTCCTTGAGTTCAGAAGCAGCTGCAAGCATTTGGTATGTCGTGTTCCACTGATTTTGATTATCAAGAATCAGGCTCTTTTCACTTGGCACTTGAAGCTGGTTTTTAACTTGAACAAACTTTTCATCATGGGATTCTGAAGTCTTCACATACTTTACACTATCACGGATTTTCTTGACAATCTCATGCCCTGCACCAAGCACATCCTTTGCCATGCTGCTCAGGTTACGAGCTATGCAATTTCCAAGTAACAACTGACCGTTAAGAATAAGGGGATTCTTAGTACAGAGTAGAGGTCTAAGATTTTCCAGCCCAGCTTCACTTGTTGGATGATTGAAGATGAGGGAAAATAACTTGCCTTCCAAACTCCAGTCTGACAGGCAGGCAGCAACAGCATGACTTAGAGCAGAATCGGAATCGGGATATGGTTCCATTATGACATTGAGAACCCGTCTTTGCAACTTCCATTCAAAATCAATGAAGTGTCCAGTTATAAACACATAACCGAGTGTTTGATTTGAAGTCCACATGTCTAGTGTAAGACAAACTCGCCCCGGAATACCCTCAATAAGCTTCATGAGGCTTTGCTTTTCCCTCAGGTAAGTTGCAACGCAATCCCCTTGAACAGTGTTGAAACTGACTTTGTCGAACCGGGGCTGAAGATTCTGAACAAAAGCTATGAATCCAGGATGCTCAACCATGTGAAGAGGATACTCATACATGAtgatcattcttgcaatttcatGGCGGCAACGGTCCTGATCGAATGGTATGAAAGGTGAACTGGGAGATCTGTAGCGCCGCTTTCGTGGTT contains:
- the LOC107941736 gene encoding zinc finger BED domain-containing protein DAYSLEEPER; this translates as MAEMTEATNMETSPVENNNELALITPETQPKRRKKKSMVWEYFTIETVSAGCRRACCNRCKQSFAYSTGSKVAGTSHLKRHIAKGTCPALLRDQYNNQLTPYSPKTGGGEPRKRRYRSPSSPFIPFDQDRCRHEIARMIIMYEYPLHMVEHPGFIAFVQNLQPRFDKVSFNTVQGDCVATYLREKQSLMKLIEGIPGRVCLTLDMWTSNQTLGYVFITGHFIDFEWKLQRRVLNVIMEPYPDSDSALSHAVAACLSDWSLEGKLFSLIFNHPTSEAGLENLRPLLCTKNPLILNGQLLLGNCIARNLSSMAKDVLGAGHEIVKKIRDSVKYVKTSESHDEKFVQVKNQLQVPSEKSLILDNQNQWNTTYQMLAAASELKEVFNCLDTSDPDYKLAPSMEDWKVAETLCTFLKPLFDAASILMTTTNPTAITFFHEAWKIHADLGRSIANDDPFISNIAKSMLEKIDKYWKDCSLILAIAVVMDPRFKMKLVEFSFTKIFGEDAPTYIKIVDDGIHELFLEYVALPLPLTPTYTEEGNVGNNGKTDESQQGNLLSDQGLTDFDVYIMETSSQQMKSELDQYLEESLLPRVQEFDVLGWWKLNKMKYPTLSKMARDILSIPVSAAAPDSVFDIIIKQLDEYRSSLRPETVEALICAKDWLHHGSEESNALVKMEF